One Spinacia oleracea cultivar Varoflay chromosome 4, BTI_SOV_V1, whole genome shotgun sequence DNA segment encodes these proteins:
- the LOC130471528 gene encoding uncharacterized protein, which translates to MKETFATLRQFGMKLNPKKCVFGVKSGKFLGFLVSERGIDANPEKVEAILNLPEPRNIRDIQRLTGKMAALTRFISKSADKSLPFFQVLKGNKTFKWGEEQEKAFKEVKNHLKSLPTIARPEVGDILQLYISASKKTVAAALVVEKDKIQQPVYFVSHILNPAEQRYPLIEKMAFAIMIAARKLKPYFDAHKVQVLTNQPLEKSLQRLDTSGRLLKWGVELSEYDIEYKPRTAIKAQALADFIAEASYEEEEEPLGTWQISVDGSAAVTGPGAGIIMVSPEGNVFEYAIKFKFKASNNEAEYEAAIAGIQMCKAADAKKIVLKTDSQLVANQYRGEYEAKEPSMQRYLALMKEAVTQLESFEIQLVPRAENSQADALSKLASSTLQDLERTVMVEVQEEKSIDKKPAVNFIDTEPQWYDNIVSYKLGRGLHTAEQEQKKVKRNEHWFVIYQGKLYKKSFSLPLLRCISTEESQRVIEEIHEGICGNHIGGRTLALKALRAEYYWPTMPIINPIPFAQWGMDILGPFTAASGGRKFLIVAVDYFTKWIEAEPTKSITAKRMKDFIWKNIVTRFSIPESLVFDHGVQFDCTPIKDYCAELRIKFAYASVCHPQSNGQAEAANKQILGALRKKVEDFKGAWADLIPEILWSNRTTEKEATGESPYKLDFGAEAVLPVEVGLPSFRVQYYEEGTNEQRMREALDLLPEVRLQAELKLAANKEKMSRAYNKRVKHRPMQVGDLVLRRTAATGKGKAEGKFTANWEGPYQITKEVAPGSYHLMTMEGRELKNSWNANMLKKYYV; encoded by the exons ATGAAGGAAACTTTTGCAACATTGAGGCAATTTGGTATGAAgttaaacccaaaaaaatgcgtgtTCGGTGTTAAGTCCGGAAAATTTTTGGGGTTCCTAGTcagtgaaagaggaattgatgccaATCCAGAAAAAGTAGAggccatactcaacctaccagaACCAAGAAACATACGAGACATCCAGAGGTTGACTGGGAAAATGGCAGCACTCACCAGGTTCATCAGCAAGTCCGCGGATAAGTCTCTTCCCTTTTTCCAGGTGCTAAAGGGAAACAAAACATTTAAATGGGGAGAAGAGCAAGAGAAAGCATTCAAGGAGGTGAAGAACCACTTGAAAAGCCTCCCAACCATAGCCAGACCAGAAGTGGGGGACATATTACAGCTATACATCTCTGCCTCCAAGAAAACTGTAGCAGCAGCTCTGGTAGTCGAGAAGGATAAAATCCAGCAGCCAGtctactttgtcagccacatcCTCAACCCAGCAGAACAGAGGTACCCCCTGATTGAAAAAATGGCCTTTGCCATCATGATAGCTGCCAGGAAATTGAAACCATACTTTGACGCACATAAAGTGCAAGTGTTAACTAATCAACCTTTAGAGAAGTCATTGCAAAGGTTAGATACTTCTGGTAGACTCCTGAAATGGGGGGTGGAACTCTCAGAATATGACATCGAGTACAAACCCAGAACCGCCATAAAAGCACAGGCACTGGCAGATTTCATAGCAGAGGCATCATACGAGGAGGAGGAAGAGCCATTGGGGACTTGGCAGATCTCAGTAGACGGCTCCGCTGCAGTCACAGGGCCGGGTGCAGGTATCATAATGGTATCACCAGAAGGCAACGTTTTCGAATATGCtataaaattcaaattcaaagctTCAAATAACGAAGCAGAGTATGAGGCGGCAATCGCAGGAATCCAGATGTGCAAAGCAGCAGATGCTAAGAAAATAGTGCTCAAAACCGATTCACAGCTGGTGGCCAACCAATATAGAGGTGAATATGAAGCCAAAGAACCGTCTATGCAGAGGTACTTGGCCTTGATGAAAGAAGCAGTAACCCAGCTAGAAAGCTTTGAGATTCAACTGGTTCCCAGGGCAGAGAACAGTCAAGCAGACGCCCTATCCAAATTAGCAAGTTCGACGCTACAGGACTTGGAAAGAACAGTGATGGTAGAGGTCCAGGAAGAAAAGAGCATTGACAAAAAGCCTGCAGTCAACTTCATTGACACTGAGCCACAATGGTATGACAATATAGTCTCATACAAGCTGGGAAGGGGCCTTCACACAGCAGAGCAAGAGCAGAAAAAAGTAAAACGAAACGAGCATTGGTTCGTCATTTACCAGGGTAAACTGTACAAGAAGTCCTTTTCGTTGCCTCTGCTGAGATGTATATCAACAGAGGAGTCACAACGAGTCATTGAGGAAATACACGAGGGAATATGTGGAAACCACATAGGTGGCAGGACATTAGCCTTGAAAGCTCTCAGAGCAGAATATTATTGGCCAACCATG CCAATCATCAACCCCATACCATTCGCCcagtggggaatggatattCTGGGACCATTCACAGCAGCAAGCGGGGGAAGAAAATTTCTGATCGTGGCAGTTGACTATTTTACTAAGTGGATTGAGGCAGAGCCCACTAAAAGCATAACAGCCAAGCGGATGAAGGATTTCATCTGGAAGAACATTGTGACAAGGTTCAGCATCCCAGAAAGTTTAGTCTTCGATCATGGAGTACAGTTCGACTGCACTCCTATAAAGGATTACTGCGCTGAACTAAGAATAAAATTCGCATACGCATCTGTGTGCCATCCCCAGAGCAATGGTCAGGCAGAGGCAGCAAATAAACAAATCCTGGGAGCACTGCGAAAGAAGGTAGAAGATTTTAAGGGTGCATGGGCCGACCTTATTCCAGAGATCTTGTGGTCCAACAGGAccactgaaaaagaagcaacagGAGAAAGTCCTTACAAACTAGATTTTGGGGCTGAGGCGGTCCTGCCTGTCGAAGTGGGTCTACCTAGCTTTAGAGTGCAGTACTATGAGGAAGGCACTAATGAGCAGCGTATGAGGGAAGCATTAGATCTCTTACCAGAAGTCAGGCTGCAAGCAGAGCTCAAGTTGGcagcaaacaaagaaaaaatgagCAGGGCATACAACAAGAGGGTAAAGCACAGACCTATGCAGGTGGGGGATCTGGTCCTCAGAAGAACAGCTGCCACTGGAAAGGGAAAGGCAGAAGGAAAATTCACTGCCAATTGGGAAGGACCTTACCAGATCACAAAAGAGGTAGCCCCAGGCTCGTACCATCTAATGACGAtggaaggaagagaattgaagAACAGCTGGAACGCCAACATGCTAAAGAAATACTATGTATAG
- the LOC130472520 gene encoding uncharacterized protein, with product MNPLGRSRPPPPPDAGDSGCPDSTADLSPSLRQTLREMRHDYLSRIVRINPPSNVPPGLDVQPLSEQAWLDDFEQLAGANESELSLRVYRRRESIFLSMMANHVTISVGGQAGGEDILAQVNEMRPFPNYVEENVVPGDSTPFLSEASAFGPLHAKLNAKWTDDARKENHAVVGKDFYGLPDGYRLIVPDDDARITHPPEGCIGVYAYSLDFGLRFPLDPTLVKILRAFNVCLAQLHPFAVRTLISYIWVCRFLEFPETLSLCKRVHHLRNSGTGNKIGWFSIYCNRGRLTCHGMPTAQKEWKDRFYWLAVPADFPVARGFVRPRTRLEGVEILDGAVLEERAFEHFSSEPKFNAAGKEVGRLPRVWLPHSSYVLRNDVLSAMFLCSTHPQGRRFLNLEELGVRADGSFICAAPPDPAANGYQILADQIEGSRRSSTRRSGRGGGSGIVPRVSRVVSSTTPGSASTPIRRGQTSRGASHRGALSGSRRDRSDFEAGLEAPTEDAGHDFGEVADEVCDQPGRSGSASDPVDIEAEEPPFVQRPGKQPRLDSGAELLRASPSAADPHRSNNSGSSLRQFLEQELQGNDLAADDLDLHITGRHKEFVEKEFLDIRPQADPELAAIFSGPSASDRTFVPRWDVSESESLYGNYPEKGGTLALRMLRGLQLPSDLPKERLYTPGANACQKVMEVYLVYFSSPLVHWFVSFGMH from the exons ATGAATCCTCTGGGGAGGAgccgcccccccccccccccagatGCGGGTGATTCTGGGTGTCCTGACTCTACAGCCGACCTGTCCCCATCTTTACGTCAAACTCTTAGGGAGATGCGCCATGACTATCTGTCGCGGATAGTTAGGATAAATCCGCCGTCCAATGTCCCCCCAGGGCTTGATGTTCAGCCTCTGTCTGAACAGGCCTGGTTAGATGATTTTGAGCAGCTTGCTGGAGCTAATGAGTCTGAACTGTCTTTGCGTGTTTACAGACGCCGGGAATCTATTTTTCTTTCTATGATGGCCAACCATGTCACTATTTCTGTGGGTGGGCAAGCTGGTGGGGAAGATATTTTGGCCCAGGTGAATGAGATGAGGCCTTTTCCGAACTACGTGGAAGAGAATGTCGTTCCTGGGGATTCGACGCCCTTCCTTTCTGAGGCCTCTGCTTTTGGTCCCTTACACGCGAAGCTGAACGCTAAGTGGACTGATGATGCGCGAAAAGAGAATCACGCTGTTGTTGGCAAAGATTTTTATGGTCTGCCTGATGGTTATCGACTCATCGTGCCAGACGACGATGCTCGGATCACTCATCCACCAGAGGGGTGCATAGGCGTTTATGCCTATAGTCTGGACTTTGGTTTGCGCTTTCCTCTGGATCCTACCTTGGTGAAGATTCTTCGTGCGTTTAACGTTTGCTTAGCTCAGCTCCATCCCTTCGCTGTTCGTACTTTGATCAGCTATATTTGGGTCTGTCGGTTTTTGGAGTTCCCTGAGACCCTTTCTCTCTGTAAGCGAGTCCATCATCTGCGCAACAGTGGTACTGGGAACAAGATTGGTTGGTTTTCCATCTATTGCAATCGTGGAAGATTGACCTGCCATGGGATGCCTACCGCCCAAAAGGAGTGGAAGGATAGGTTTTACTGGCTCGCTGTCCCTGCTGACTTTCCTGTTGCTCGGGGTTTTGTTCGACCTCGGACTCGGCTAGAGGGAGTCGAGATTTTAGATGGTGCTGTCTTGGAGGAGAGGGCTTTTGAGCATTTTTCATCTGAGCCCAAGTTTAATGCTGCTGGTAAAGAGGTTGGGCGGTTGCCTCGTGTTTGGCTTCCGCATTCAAGTTATGTTCTGCGGAATGACGTGTTGTCCGCTATGTTTCTTTGTTCTACTCACCCTCAAG GTCGTCGATTCTTGAATCTTGAGGAATTGGGTGTTCGGGCTGATGGTTCTTTCATCTGCGCTGCTCCCCCCGATCCCGCTGCGAATGGGTATCAAATTTTGGCTGACCAAATAGAGGGCAGCAGGAGAAGTTCTACACGCCGATCTGGTCGGGGTGGCGGTTCTGGGATCGTTCCCAGAGTGTCTCGGGTGGTCTCTTCTACAACCCCTGGCTCTGCGAGCACTCCTATTCGCCGAGGGCAGACCTCTCGTGGAGCTTCCCATCGCGGTGCCCTGTCAGGCTCTCGTCGTGACCGATCTGATTTCGAGGCTGGGCTCGAAGCTCCAACAGAGGATGCAGGTCATGATTTTGGGGAAGTGGCTGATGAGGTATGTGACCAGCCAGGTCGTTCGGGCTCTGCGTCGGATCCTGTGGACATCGAAGCTGAAGAGCCGCCTTTTGTTCAGCGTCCTGGGAAACAACCCAGGCTTGATAGTGGGGCTGAGCTACTCCGAGCCTCCCCTTCTGCGGCTGATCCCCATCGTAGCAACAATTCTGGTAGCTCTCTTCGACAGTTTTTGGAGCAAGAGCTTCAAGGAAATGATCTGGCTGCTGATGATCTTGACCTGCATATCACAGGTCGGCATAAGGAGTTTGTTGAGAAAGAATTTCTCGACATTCGTCCCCAGGCCGACCCTGAGCTGGCTGCTATCTTCTCTGGTCCTTCTGCTTCGGATCGTACTTTTGTTCCGCGCTGGGACGTATCCGAATCAGAAAGCTTATATGGGAACTACCCTGAGAAAGGCGGGACGCTTGCCCTGAGGATGTTGAGAGGTCTGCAGTTGCCCAGCGACCTGCCCAAAGAGCGTTTGTATACTCCTGGGGCGAATGCTTGCCAGAAGGTCATGGAGGTATACTTGGTTTATTTCTCTTCTCCTTTGGTACATTGGTTCGTTTCTTTTGGTATGCACTAA
- the LOC130471529 gene encoding leucine-rich repeat extensin-like protein 3 — translation MGVSIWLFFSIFLLNGIFVVVTLASTSEAHFHEVAVSLLAVRRRARPIMTPPPPKPHTPLYFKRPPSLLPPLPPPPPLLPLLPPPPLDSQPPVSYYSPPLYRPRYLIPPPPYG, via the coding sequence ATGGGTGTCAGTATTTGGttatttttttccatttttctgTTGAATGGAATATTTGTTGTTGTTACACTTGCATCAACCAGTGAAGCCCATTTCCATGAAGTTGCAGTTTCTTTACTCGCGGTCAGGAGAAGAGCACGTCCTATAATGACTCCGCCTCCTCCTAAGCCTCATACTCCTCTTTATTTCAAGCGCCCACCATCACTTCTTCCACCGCTACCGCCACCGCCTCCACTGCTTCCACTGCTACCACCACCACCTCTTGATTCCCAGCCACCTGTATCTTATTATTCACCGCCTCTTTATCGTCCGAGATATTTAATACCACCACCACCGTACGGTTGA